A genomic window from Streptomyces mirabilis includes:
- a CDS encoding DUF3618 domain-containing protein, with the protein MSNPSDHEQTASPPDELREQVEQTRAELGETIQTLADKAAVKARTKEKTAEVKEQVVAKAGELKAKAAQAAHSVQDKLPDQVKDKAAQTAGQVREKTAQAGNVWEEKAPEPVRQQAAQGARMVRDNRKLLLAAAGATALAWLAFHRRKG; encoded by the coding sequence ATGAGCAACCCGTCCGACCACGAGCAGACCGCTTCCCCTCCTGACGAACTGCGTGAGCAGGTCGAGCAGACCCGTGCCGAGCTCGGGGAGACGATCCAGACACTGGCCGACAAGGCCGCCGTCAAAGCCCGGACCAAGGAGAAGACCGCCGAGGTCAAGGAGCAGGTTGTGGCCAAGGCCGGTGAGCTGAAGGCCAAGGCTGCCCAGGCCGCGCACTCGGTCCAGGACAAGCTGCCCGACCAGGTCAAGGACAAGGCGGCGCAGACCGCCGGACAGGTCCGGGAGAAGACCGCGCAAGCCGGGAACGTGTGGGAGGAGAAGGCTCCCGAGCCGGTGCGGCAGCAAGCCGCTCAGGGTGCCCGGATGGTGAGGGACAACCGCAAGCTGCTGCTGGCGGCCGCGGGCGCAACGGCCCTCGCTTGGCTGGCGTTCCATCGCAGGAAGGGCTAG
- a CDS encoding HAD family hydrolase, translated as MTTKRAAIFDVDGTLVDSNHLHVVTWWEAFRQAGHHVPMREIHRAVGLSGGDLIDHLLGDDRDPDDDEQLTAAHHALYATYFERLPSLDSSADLLRALAARGWEIVLATSAGGAELAALRSAIDADDVILGSASADDVADGKPAPDPVAQARELAGVPSERAVFVGDTVWDMKAAVRDGVVPVAVLSGGIPRADLEAAGARAVYRDPADLLEHLDSSAFADRD; from the coding sequence ATGACCACGAAACGTGCTGCGATCTTCGATGTCGACGGAACACTTGTCGACAGCAATCACCTGCATGTCGTCACCTGGTGGGAGGCATTTCGGCAGGCCGGTCACCACGTCCCCATGCGTGAGATCCACCGGGCCGTGGGCCTCAGTGGCGGCGACCTGATCGACCACCTGCTCGGCGACGACCGCGACCCTGACGACGACGAGCAGCTCACCGCGGCCCACCACGCCCTCTACGCCACGTACTTCGAGCGACTGCCGTCACTGGACTCGTCGGCCGACCTGCTGCGCGCTCTGGCCGCGCGAGGCTGGGAGATCGTACTGGCCACCTCGGCGGGCGGCGCGGAGCTCGCAGCGCTACGAAGTGCCATCGACGCGGACGACGTCATCCTCGGGTCAGCCAGTGCGGACGACGTCGCCGACGGCAAACCCGCCCCTGACCCCGTCGCACAGGCCAGGGAACTCGCCGGCGTACCGAGCGAACGAGCCGTGTTCGTCGGCGACACCGTCTGGGACATGAAAGCCGCCGTGCGGGACGGCGTGGTCCCCGTCGCGGTCCTGTCCGGCGGGATCCCGCGCGCGGACCTGGAGGCAGCCGGCGCCCGCGCGGTGTACCGCGACCCCGCCGACCTCCTGGAACACTTGGACAGCAGCGCCTTTGCCGACCGGGACTGA
- a CDS encoding LLM class F420-dependent oxidoreductase, which yields MVQIGYTMMTEQAGPRELVDHVVGAEHAGFDFSVTSDHYFPWLESQGHASYAWSVLGAAAQATERIPLMTYVTCPTTRYHPAVVAQKAATVQLLSQGRFRLGLGSGENLNEHVVGGGWPAAHVRLEMLEEAVEIIRSLFEGGNVNHHGVHFDVENARLWDLPDSLPPIGVAVSGDRSCELAGHLADLLIATEPKQTLISAFDRHGGAGKPKVGQLPICYDTDRDAAIARAHDQFRWFGSGWPVNSELPGPAGFAGATQLVRPEDVARSIPCGDDVDAVVKAVSPYVDAGFTEVALVQIGGDHQEPYLDWAQRKLLPALRAL from the coding sequence ATGGTGCAGATCGGGTACACGATGATGACCGAGCAGGCCGGCCCGAGGGAGCTCGTCGACCATGTGGTCGGAGCCGAGCACGCCGGCTTCGACTTCTCCGTCACATCCGATCACTATTTCCCCTGGCTGGAATCGCAGGGACACGCCTCCTACGCATGGAGTGTGCTCGGTGCCGCCGCGCAGGCCACCGAACGCATTCCCCTGATGACGTACGTGACGTGCCCGACGACCCGCTACCACCCGGCGGTGGTTGCCCAGAAGGCCGCCACCGTGCAACTCCTCTCCCAGGGACGCTTCCGCCTCGGACTCGGCTCCGGGGAGAACCTCAACGAGCATGTGGTGGGCGGCGGATGGCCCGCCGCGCACGTCCGGCTGGAGATGCTGGAGGAGGCAGTGGAGATCATCCGCTCGCTCTTCGAGGGAGGGAACGTCAACCACCACGGCGTCCACTTCGACGTCGAGAACGCCAGACTGTGGGACCTGCCCGACTCGCTGCCGCCGATCGGTGTCGCCGTCTCCGGTGACCGCTCGTGCGAACTCGCCGGTCATCTTGCCGATCTTCTGATCGCGACTGAACCCAAGCAGACACTGATCTCCGCGTTCGATCGGCACGGCGGCGCGGGCAAGCCCAAGGTCGGCCAACTGCCGATCTGTTACGACACCGACCGTGATGCGGCGATCGCCCGCGCCCACGACCAGTTCCGCTGGTTCGGCAGCGGCTGGCCGGTCAACTCCGAACTGCCCGGACCCGCCGGATTCGCCGGTGCCACCCAGCTCGTACGGCCCGAAGACGTGGCCCGGTCCATTCCCTGCGGCGACGACGTGGACGCCGTCGTCAAGGCCGTGTCCCCCTACGTCGATGCGGGGTTCACCGAGGTCGCCCTCGTCCAGATCGGCGGCGACCACCAGGAGCCGTACCTGGATTGGGCCCAGCGAAAGCTGCTGCCCGCCCTGCGCGCACTGTGA
- the nrfD gene encoding NrfD/PsrC family molybdoenzyme membrane anchor subunit has protein sequence MSRTRQRRGEQLMVPRAEFESYYGRPIIHAPSWAARDIAGYFFLGGLAGAGSVLAAGAQLTGRPRTATAMKVSSLAAVSLSAAALIHDLGRPGRFANMLRVFKPTSPMSMGSWLLSAYGPAAGAAALSAVTGRMPRAGATATVGAALLGPALASYTAVLAADTAVPAWHGAHRELPYLFTASATAAASGMALIVAPTRESGPARCAAVLAAAAESVVTEAAERRLGLVAETWREGRAGTLMRTARALTLAGAATAALAGGRSRPAALVGGLALLAGSVCTRFGVFAAGIASAEDPKYTVLPQRNGV, from the coding sequence ATGAGCAGGACCCGGCAGCGACGGGGCGAACAGCTCATGGTTCCGCGCGCGGAATTCGAGTCCTACTACGGGCGCCCGATCATCCACGCTCCGTCCTGGGCAGCCCGGGACATCGCGGGGTACTTCTTCCTCGGCGGTCTCGCCGGAGCGGGCTCGGTGCTCGCTGCAGGTGCTCAACTCACCGGGCGCCCCCGTACCGCCACCGCGATGAAGGTCTCGTCCCTCGCCGCCGTTTCGCTGTCAGCCGCCGCCTTGATCCACGACCTGGGCAGACCCGGCCGGTTCGCCAACATGCTGCGGGTGTTCAAACCCACGTCCCCGATGAGCATGGGCTCATGGCTGCTCAGCGCGTACGGCCCCGCCGCCGGCGCAGCCGCTCTCAGTGCCGTCACCGGTCGGATGCCCCGGGCGGGCGCCACCGCGACCGTGGGAGCGGCGTTGCTCGGGCCGGCTCTGGCCTCGTACACCGCGGTCCTTGCCGCCGACACCGCCGTTCCCGCCTGGCACGGCGCTCACCGAGAACTTCCCTATCTGTTCACGGCGTCTGCGACGGCCGCCGCCTCGGGGATGGCATTGATCGTCGCGCCAACGCGCGAGAGCGGTCCCGCGCGTTGCGCGGCGGTACTCGCCGCAGCCGCCGAAAGCGTGGTGACCGAGGCCGCGGAACGACGCCTGGGACTGGTTGCCGAGACCTGGCGCGAAGGCCGCGCGGGCACGCTCATGCGCACCGCCCGCGCCCTCACCCTGGCGGGCGCCGCGACCGCGGCGCTGGCCGGCGGCCGCAGTCGGCCGGCTGCCCTGGTGGGTGGGCTCGCACTGCTCGCGGGTTCGGTCTGCACCCGCTTCGGGGTCTTCGCGGCGGGCATCGCCTCCGCCGAGGATCCGAAGTACACCGTCCTACCTCAGCGGAATGGAGTGTGA
- a CDS encoding 4Fe-4S dicluster domain-containing protein, which translates to MTDRHLLSGPEPDPARDAGHPDPPERVGFFTDTSVCIGCKACEVACKEWNAIPEDGMPLSGMSYDNTQGLGASTWRHVAFIEQKVPAPEGRTELSLIEGAPAAPEPPQAPGDMRWLMSSDVCKHCTHAACLDVCPTGSLFRTEFGTVVVQEDICNGCGYCVPACPYGVIEQRPHDGRAFKCTMCYDRLGAGQEPACAKACPTQSIQFGPLDELRERATLRVDQLHEQGVERAHLYGHDPQDGVGGDGAFFLLLDQPEVYGLPPDPVVTTRDLPAMWRHAGTAALSLAGSIALAFALAGRTKEAR; encoded by the coding sequence ATGACGGACCGGCACCTGCTGAGCGGCCCCGAACCGGACCCTGCCCGCGACGCCGGGCACCCCGACCCCCCGGAACGCGTCGGATTCTTCACCGACACATCCGTGTGCATCGGATGCAAGGCCTGCGAAGTGGCTTGCAAGGAGTGGAACGCGATCCCGGAGGACGGGATGCCGTTGAGCGGCATGAGCTATGACAACACCCAGGGCCTGGGCGCCTCCACGTGGCGTCATGTCGCCTTCATCGAGCAGAAGGTGCCTGCGCCGGAGGGTCGCACCGAGCTCTCGCTCATCGAGGGAGCGCCTGCGGCTCCCGAACCTCCGCAGGCGCCTGGCGACATGCGCTGGCTGATGTCCTCGGACGTCTGCAAGCACTGCACCCACGCGGCCTGCCTGGACGTCTGCCCCACCGGCTCCCTGTTCCGCACGGAGTTCGGCACGGTCGTCGTTCAGGAGGACATATGCAACGGCTGCGGCTACTGCGTGCCTGCCTGCCCGTACGGGGTGATCGAGCAACGCCCCCACGACGGAAGGGCGTTCAAGTGCACGATGTGTTACGACCGCCTCGGCGCGGGCCAGGAACCGGCCTGCGCGAAGGCCTGCCCGACCCAGTCCATCCAGTTCGGCCCCTTGGACGAGCTGCGCGAACGTGCCACCCTGCGTGTGGACCAACTGCATGAACAGGGCGTGGAACGAGCCCACTTGTACGGACATGATCCGCAGGACGGGGTCGGTGGTGACGGAGCCTTCTTCCTCCTCCTCGACCAGCCGGAGGTGTACGGACTTCCGCCCGACCCTGTCGTGACCACCCGTGACCTTCCGGCCATGTGGAGACACGCGGGCACCGCCGCGCTGTCCCTCGCCGGGAGCATCGCGCTCGCCTTCGCACTGGCCGGTCGAACCAAGGAGGCACGATGA